From a single Calothrix sp. NIES-2098 genomic region:
- a CDS encoding aminotransferase class I and II, with amino-acid sequence MATINDNYLKLKAGYLFPEIARRVNAFAEANPDAKIIRLGIGDVTEPLPEACRTAMIKAVEEMGDRATFKGYGPEQGYAWLREKIAAQDFQARGADIDASEIFISDGSKCDTGNILEIFGHDNAIAVTDPVYPVYVDTNVMAGNTGNANDKGEFADLVYLPITAENYFTAEIPQEKVDLIYLCFPNNPTGATASKEHLKAWVDYARANNSIIFFDAAYEAYITDPDIPHSIYEIEGAREVAIEFRSFSKNAGFTGTRCALTVVPKTLKAKAADGSDVELWKLWNRRQSTKFNGVSYIVQRGAEAVYSPEGQAQIKALVSFYLENAKIIREKLTAAGLAVYGGVNAPYVWVKTPNGLSSWEFFDKLLQTVNVVGTPGSGFGAAGEGYFRISAFNSRENVEEAMQRITTRLSL; translated from the coding sequence ATGGCAACGATTAACGACAACTACCTCAAGCTAAAAGCAGGCTATCTGTTTCCGGAGATTGCCCGGCGGGTAAATGCCTTTGCTGAAGCCAATCCTGATGCTAAAATCATTCGCCTGGGTATTGGCGATGTTACAGAACCTTTACCAGAAGCTTGCCGCACAGCGATGATTAAAGCTGTAGAAGAAATGGGCGATCGCGCTACCTTCAAAGGCTATGGCCCAGAACAAGGTTATGCTTGGTTACGGGAGAAAATTGCAGCGCAAGATTTTCAAGCAAGGGGGGCTGATATCGACGCTTCGGAAATCTTTATCTCCGACGGTTCCAAGTGCGATACCGGGAATATTCTGGAAATCTTTGGACACGATAATGCGATCGCGGTGACAGATCCGGTTTATCCTGTCTATGTAGACACCAATGTTATGGCAGGCAACACAGGCAACGCTAACGATAAAGGCGAGTTTGCCGACTTAGTCTATTTACCCATTACCGCAGAAAACTACTTTACCGCAGAGATTCCTCAAGAGAAAGTCGATTTAATTTATCTTTGCTTCCCCAATAACCCTACTGGTGCCACTGCAAGCAAAGAACATCTAAAAGCATGGGTAGACTATGCTAGAGCTAATAACTCGATTATCTTCTTTGACGCTGCTTACGAAGCTTATATCACCGATCCCGATATTCCTCATTCTATATATGAGATTGAAGGTGCAAGAGAAGTAGCGATCGAGTTTCGTTCTTTCTCCAAAAATGCAGGCTTTACAGGAACTCGCTGTGCCTTAACCGTCGTACCCAAGACACTAAAAGCCAAAGCCGCAGATGGTTCCGATGTCGAACTGTGGAAGTTGTGGAATCGTCGTCAGTCCACCAAGTTTAATGGTGTATCTTATATCGTACAACGGGGTGCAGAAGCAGTTTACTCTCCAGAAGGGCAAGCGCAAATTAAAGCATTGGTGAGTTTCTATTTAGAAAACGCCAAAATTATTCGCGAAAAACTAACAGCTGCTGGGTTAGCTGTATATGGTGGCGTCAACGCACCTTACGTTTGGGTGAAAACTCCCAATGGGTTATCGAGTTGGGAATTCTTTGATAAGCTGCTGCAAACTGTCAACGTAGTGGGAACCCCTGGTTCTGGTTTCGGTGCTGCGGGTGAAGGTTACTTCCGTATTTCCGCGTTTAATAGCCGGGAGAATGTAGAAGAGGCAATGCAGAGAATTACAACTCGCTTGTCTTTATAG
- a CDS encoding dienelactone hydrolase: MLRTLTPNTQQQVVSVSAGEVKLKGNLVVPDAATSIVLFAHGNGSSRHSPRNRYVAEVLELCGVATLLIDLLTPEEEELDLRTRHLGFDMRLLASRLVGATDWLLQNSNTSQLKIGYFGASTGGGAALVAATERPEVVKAVVTRSGRLDLAGLVLPQVQAPTLLIVGGYDLPAIAMHEDALKQLQTTKQLEIIPNATHLFPEPGTLAQAARVASEWFKCYLAEDASQN; this comes from the coding sequence ATGCTTAGGACGTTAACACCAAACACCCAGCAACAGGTGGTTTCAGTCTCAGCAGGTGAAGTCAAGTTAAAGGGCAATTTAGTTGTTCCAGATGCTGCTACAAGCATCGTTTTATTTGCTCATGGCAATGGTAGCAGTCGTCATAGTCCCCGCAATCGATATGTTGCTGAAGTTTTAGAATTATGTGGAGTAGCAACTTTGCTGATTGATTTGCTAACTCCGGAGGAGGAAGAACTCGATCTACGCACAAGGCATTTGGGTTTTGATATGCGGTTGTTAGCATCGCGGTTAGTTGGTGCTACAGATTGGTTGTTACAAAACTCAAATACTAGCCAATTAAAGATAGGTTACTTTGGAGCTAGTACCGGAGGCGGTGCGGCACTAGTTGCAGCTACAGAACGTCCAGAGGTAGTTAAGGCTGTTGTGACTCGTAGCGGACGCCTTGATTTAGCTGGTTTAGTCTTACCTCAAGTTCAAGCACCAACATTACTGATTGTAGGGGGCTACGATTTGCCAGCGATCGCTATGCATGAAGATGCACTCAAACAGTTGCAAACAACGAAACAGCTGGAGATTATTCCCAATGCTACCCATTTATTTCCCGAACCAGGGACGCTGGCACAAGCGGCGCGAGTAGCAAGTGAATGGTTTAAATGCTACTTGGCAGAAGACGCATCTCAAAACTAA
- a CDS encoding putative ABC transporter ATP-binding protein, translating to MGRNQRDLTAKLYPAAPPGVVFHVQGVAKIYRMGEVEVHALQSIDLDLYEGEFVVLLGPSGSGKSTLLNILGGLDVPSQGHVFFRDRDLTNASEAELTRFRRDCVGFVFQFYNLIPSLTARENVMLVTDIARHPMRPEQALALVGLSDRLDHFPAQMSGGEQQRVAIARAIAKRPQVLLCDEPTGALDFQTGKLVLAALEQVNHELGTTTVVITHNAGIAAMADRVVTMRSGQIAHIQQNQKKLAPEELEW from the coding sequence ATGGGCAGAAATCAGCGCGATCTCACAGCCAAACTTTACCCAGCAGCACCACCAGGAGTTGTTTTTCACGTACAGGGAGTTGCTAAAATCTACCGCATGGGTGAGGTGGAAGTTCATGCGCTACAGTCGATTGACCTTGACCTTTATGAGGGAGAATTTGTAGTACTACTGGGGCCTTCAGGTAGCGGTAAGTCAACTCTGCTGAATATTTTGGGTGGTTTGGATGTGCCATCTCAAGGTCATGTTTTCTTTCGCGATCGCGATCTGACAAATGCTAGCGAGGCAGAACTTACCCGGTTTCGGCGCGACTGTGTGGGTTTTGTCTTTCAGTTCTACAATTTAATTCCCAGCCTCACCGCTAGAGAAAATGTCATGCTGGTGACTGATATTGCCCGTCATCCGATGCGTCCGGAGCAAGCTTTGGCTTTGGTAGGATTAAGCGATCGCTTGGATCATTTTCCCGCGCAAATGTCCGGCGGCGAACAGCAACGAGTAGCGATCGCCCGCGCTATTGCCAAGCGTCCGCAGGTATTGTTATGCGATGAACCTACAGGGGCGCTGGATTTTCAAACAGGTAAATTAGTATTAGCAGCCCTAGAACAAGTTAATCACGAACTCGGTACAACAACTGTAGTAATTACTCACAATGCAGGTATCGCAGCGATGGCAGATCGAGTGGTGACAATGCGTAGCGGTCAAATTGCTCATATCCAGCAGAATCAGAAAAAGCTGGCTCCTGAGGAATTAGAGTGGTAG
- a CDS encoding ABC transporter permease protein, with product MKATDIKLLRDLWHSRGQMIAIALVVACGIAGFVSMLSAYESLKLSQTTYYQEYRFAQVFAQLKRAPESLRTKIEEIPGVAQVQTRVIADVSLDIPGRSEPAVGRLISIPERQTPILNDLFIRRGRYIQPERDNEVLISESFAKAHHLDLGDTLGAVINGRWQKLQIVGIALSPEYVYAIQGTGDIFPDNQRFGVFWMGRKALGTAFDMDGAFNDVTLTLMRGAIEADVIFRLDKLLERYGGFGAYPRKDQLSNRFLSEEITQLQGTATIVPSIFLAIAAFLLHILLSRLIATQRDQIAVLKAFGYNNFSIGWHYLKFVLAIVFTGATIGTAFGLWFGSALTHNYARFFSFPILRYQVGMAAAIGAILISGGAAVIGAFIAVKKAVSLPPAEAMRPEPPAHFRPTIAERLGFKYLLSPTGLIVLRNLERKPVQAILSTVGIALAVAILVVGRYSTDAMQHMIDVQFRNVQREDVTIVFNQPRPSRVRYEVAHLPGVLRAEVFRVVAARLRFEHRTYRLAITGLEPGGELRRLVDRQLHTVYLPPNGVVLTTKLAEILKVKPGDMLMVEVLEGERPTRTVAIVGLVDELIGVAAYMDIHALNQLMREGGTISGAYLAADALQIDRLYSLLKRTPGVTGVSVREMAIARFQETIAGSLSIFTTVLVIFAGIIAFGVIYNAARIALSERSRELATLRVIGFTQAEIAFILLNEQAVLTLAAIPLGFAIGFGLCALMSFAYNSELYRFPLYVTKATFAFAFIFVAISAVISGLIVRRQLVHLNLVAVLKTRE from the coding sequence ATGAAAGCTACTGATATCAAACTGCTACGCGACCTCTGGCATTCTCGCGGTCAAATGATTGCGATCGCTTTGGTTGTGGCTTGCGGAATTGCTGGTTTTGTCTCGATGCTGAGTGCTTACGAATCTCTGAAGCTGTCCCAAACTACTTATTACCAAGAATACCGTTTTGCGCAGGTCTTCGCCCAACTCAAACGCGCCCCCGAATCCCTGAGAACGAAAATTGAGGAAATTCCGGGAGTCGCCCAGGTACAAACTAGGGTGATAGCAGATGTTAGCCTGGATATTCCGGGAAGAAGCGAACCAGCTGTAGGTAGGTTAATTTCCATACCTGAACGTCAAACGCCAATACTCAATGACTTGTTTATCCGGCGAGGGCGTTACATCCAGCCAGAGCGAGATAATGAAGTATTAATTAGTGAAAGCTTTGCGAAAGCCCATCATTTAGATTTAGGCGATACGCTAGGCGCAGTCATTAACGGACGCTGGCAAAAGTTACAGATTGTCGGGATTGCACTTTCACCAGAGTATGTCTACGCTATCCAAGGTACAGGTGATATTTTCCCAGATAATCAGCGTTTTGGTGTTTTTTGGATGGGACGCAAAGCACTGGGAACGGCTTTTGATATGGATGGGGCGTTTAATGATGTCACTTTAACGCTGATGCGGGGTGCAATTGAGGCAGATGTAATTTTTCGCCTCGATAAATTGCTAGAAAGATATGGCGGATTTGGTGCTTACCCGCGCAAAGATCAGCTTTCTAATCGTTTTCTTTCAGAAGAAATTACCCAACTGCAAGGCACAGCAACCATAGTACCTTCAATTTTTCTGGCGATCGCAGCCTTTCTACTGCACATTTTATTATCTCGCCTCATCGCTACCCAACGAGATCAAATCGCCGTCCTCAAGGCTTTTGGTTATAACAATTTCAGCATTGGTTGGCATTACCTGAAGTTTGTCTTAGCAATTGTCTTTACAGGTGCAACCATCGGAACTGCTTTCGGCCTGTGGTTTGGTTCGGCGCTAACTCATAACTATGCCCGCTTTTTCTCCTTTCCCATTCTCCGCTATCAAGTAGGAATGGCAGCTGCGATCGGGGCAATTCTCATTAGTGGCGGTGCAGCCGTAATTGGTGCTTTCATAGCAGTAAAAAAGGCGGTTTCTCTACCTCCAGCAGAAGCCATGCGTCCCGAACCACCCGCCCATTTTCGCCCCACCATTGCCGAACGTCTGGGATTTAAGTATCTCCTATCTCCTACTGGTTTGATCGTACTGCGCAATTTAGAACGCAAACCCGTACAGGCGATTTTATCTACAGTAGGTATCGCCTTGGCTGTGGCAATTTTAGTTGTTGGTCGCTATTCTACAGATGCGATGCAACACATGATTGATGTGCAGTTCCGCAACGTCCAGCGCGAAGATGTGACAATTGTTTTCAACCAGCCGCGTCCATCGCGTGTGAGGTATGAAGTTGCTCATTTACCTGGTGTTTTACGTGCTGAAGTCTTTCGGGTAGTAGCTGCACGATTGCGATTTGAACACCGTACCTATCGCCTAGCGATTACTGGGTTAGAACCAGGGGGAGAATTGCGGCGTTTGGTAGATCGGCAATTACACACTGTCTATTTACCCCCGAATGGCGTGGTATTAACGACGAAGTTAGCAGAAATTCTCAAAGTAAAACCCGGTGATATGCTGATGGTAGAGGTGTTGGAAGGAGAAAGACCAACCCGCACCGTTGCCATAGTTGGCTTAGTAGATGAACTGATTGGTGTGGCTGCATATATGGATATCCATGCTTTAAATCAGTTGATGCGTGAAGGCGGAACTATCTCCGGCGCTTATCTCGCTGCCGATGCGTTGCAAATCGATCGCTTGTATTCTTTATTAAAACGCACGCCTGGAGTTACAGGTGTATCTGTGCGAGAAATGGCGATCGCGCGTTTTCAAGAAACTATTGCTGGTAGTCTCAGTATTTTTACAACTGTATTGGTAATTTTTGCTGGCATTATCGCTTTTGGTGTAATTTACAACGCTGCCCGCATTGCCTTATCAGAACGCAGTCGGGAATTAGCAACTTTACGGGTAATTGGTTTTACGCAAGCTGAGATTGCATTTATCCTCCTCAACGAACAAGCTGTATTGACTCTTGCAGCTATTCCCTTAGGATTTGCGATCGGATTTGGCTTGTGTGCTTTGATGTCTTTTGCTTATAACTCAGAACTTTATCGTTTTCCTTTGTATGTCACTAAAGCAACCTTTGCCTTTGCGTTTATTTTTGTTGCGATTTCGGCTGTAATTTCTGGGTTAATTGTCCGTCGTCAGCTTGTTCATTTGAATTTAGTTGCTGTCTTGAAAACTAGAGAATGA
- a CDS encoding RND family efflux transporter MFP subunit, which translates to MKLLPLRDNPTPELKELRKHLPTISPKLLIYSAIALGTTILIIWAFRPAPIAVDTGRVSRGDLAVTVNAEGKTRVRDRFVVSAPVDGRLARIELDEGDTVKPGTIVARIDPLPLNASVKQALAQLAEWQAQRAGVATQRPKQATLEQAQKRIRAAEALQEQAVAKVAQAQAALTQAQRDRQRAEQLQSTGVISRKERETAELNATTQLKEFQATELAAKAAAAEVEQARAALAVLQAQQSDPDYLLRVYDARIANVEAELSKLKDETARTVIRSPDRGQVLRILQKSAQYVTSGTPLIEVGDVSRLELVIDVLSSDAVKIKPGNPILIDRGTDTQPLRAKVRLLEPSAFTKVSALGVEEQRVNAIADFVDSPHSFGDAYRVDVKIVIWEGNNILKVPLSALFRCETSWCVFTVKDGKASRHLVTVGHRSDFEGEIQQGLQQNEVVILHPSEQIKEGSRVKAN; encoded by the coding sequence ATGAAACTATTACCCCTACGCGACAACCCAACTCCAGAACTTAAAGAGTTAAGAAAACACCTCCCAACAATCTCACCAAAGTTGTTGATTTATTCAGCGATCGCACTGGGAACTACCATCTTAATTATCTGGGCTTTCCGTCCGGCTCCAATTGCGGTAGATACTGGGCGTGTAAGTCGCGGAGATTTGGCGGTAACGGTGAATGCAGAAGGTAAAACCAGAGTACGCGATCGCTTTGTGGTTTCGGCTCCTGTTGATGGTCGTCTAGCGCGGATTGAATTAGATGAGGGCGATACAGTTAAACCAGGAACCATAGTTGCTCGAATTGACCCTCTACCCCTGAATGCTTCAGTCAAACAAGCTTTAGCACAACTAGCTGAATGGCAAGCACAGCGCGCTGGCGTAGCCACCCAGCGACCCAAACAAGCCACCTTAGAACAGGCACAGAAGCGCATCCGGGCTGCTGAGGCATTACAGGAGCAAGCCGTCGCCAAGGTAGCGCAAGCGCAAGCAGCACTCACCCAAGCACAACGCGATCGCCAGCGCGCCGAACAACTACAATCTACAGGCGTCATCTCTCGCAAAGAACGAGAAACCGCAGAATTAAACGCAACCACCCAGTTAAAAGAATTTCAAGCAACAGAATTAGCAGCAAAAGCCGCAGCCGCAGAGGTTGAGCAAGCACGAGCCGCCCTAGCTGTACTGCAAGCACAACAAAGCGACCCAGATTATTTATTGCGAGTCTACGATGCGCGCATTGCTAATGTTGAGGCGGAACTATCCAAGCTCAAAGATGAAACAGCGCGTACTGTAATACGCTCACCCGATCGCGGTCAAGTTCTGCGGATACTGCAAAAAAGCGCTCAGTATGTCACATCTGGAACTCCGTTAATCGAGGTGGGAGATGTTTCTCGCTTGGAACTAGTAATTGATGTGCTTTCCAGCGATGCAGTCAAAATTAAGCCAGGTAATCCCATCCTTATCGATCGCGGAACCGACACTCAACCACTACGAGCAAAAGTTAGGTTATTGGAACCCTCAGCTTTTACCAAAGTTTCTGCTTTGGGGGTAGAAGAACAACGAGTCAATGCGATCGCTGATTTTGTAGACTCTCCCCATTCCTTCGGTGATGCCTACCGCGTTGATGTCAAAATCGTTATCTGGGAAGGTAACAATATCTTAAAAGTACCACTGAGTGCTTTGTTCCGCTGTGAAACATCTTGGTGTGTCTTTACAGTCAAAGATGGCAAAGCATCTCGTCATCTGGTTACAGTCGGTCATCGCAGTGACTTTGAAGGAGAAATCCAGCAAGGACTTCAGCAAAATGAAGTGGTAATTCTCCATCCCTCCGAGCAAATTAAGGAAGGTAGCCGCGTTAAGGCTAATTAG
- a CDS encoding glutathione S-transferase-like protein yields MLKLYGGTRSRASIIEWYLEELGIPYEFVLLDMQSGEHRQPEYLKINPMGKVPAIVDGDFQIWESGAILLYLADKYGKTPLSPEERGILSQWVLFANATLGPGIFGEENREREMPRLLTPLNNIFEQQPFLLGNEFSVADVAVGSLLSYASLLLKLDFSSYPAVSDYIKRLSFRPAFSLGKRA; encoded by the coding sequence ATGCTGAAACTTTACGGTGGTACTCGTAGTCGTGCGTCAATCATCGAGTGGTATTTAGAAGAATTGGGAATTCCCTACGAATTTGTGCTCCTAGATATGCAATCAGGCGAACATCGTCAGCCTGAGTATTTGAAAATTAACCCAATGGGCAAAGTTCCAGCAATAGTAGATGGGGACTTCCAGATTTGGGAATCAGGGGCAATTTTGTTGTATCTTGCTGATAAATATGGCAAAACACCACTTTCACCAGAGGAGCGTGGTATTTTGTCGCAGTGGGTATTGTTTGCTAATGCTACTTTGGGCCCGGGAATTTTTGGGGAAGAGAATCGAGAACGGGAAATGCCTCGTTTGTTAACTCCCTTAAATAACATTTTCGAGCAGCAACCTTTTTTACTGGGTAATGAATTTAGTGTTGCTGATGTAGCTGTAGGATCTCTATTAAGTTATGCTTCGCTCCTGCTGAAGCTAGATTTTAGTTCTTATCCAGCCGTATCGGACTATATCAAACGCTTGTCTTTTCGTCCGGCATTTTCCCTTGGGAAACGAGCTTAA
- a CDS encoding ABC-3 protein, with amino-acid sequence MIEALQFDFMRNALIAGVLVSVACGIIGTFVVINRIVFISGGIAHAAYGGIGLGYFFRFNPVLGAVIFSLISALGMGIVQRKTRQRADTIIGVMWAIGMAIGIMLIDLTEGYKADLMSYLFGSILAVSANDLVIMLVLDIIIVVLATLFYKELLAISFDETFATIANVPVDAIYLILMCTIALTIVMMMRVVGLIMVIALLTIPAAISGQFAKEMRKMMVLASILGMFFTTVGLWLSYAFNLSSGATIILVAGTVYLLSGAVRFLMRRIYPQEIKPSQSGEIGMLDGKFSRHNKR; translated from the coding sequence ATGATTGAAGCGTTACAGTTCGACTTTATGCGTAACGCACTCATAGCCGGGGTGCTGGTTAGTGTTGCTTGTGGCATTATTGGGACATTTGTCGTCATCAACCGCATCGTTTTTATCAGTGGCGGTATTGCCCATGCTGCTTACGGCGGAATTGGACTAGGATATTTCTTTCGCTTCAACCCAGTCTTGGGGGCAGTAATTTTTAGCTTGATATCAGCTTTGGGAATGGGAATTGTGCAGCGCAAAACTCGACAACGCGCCGACACAATTATTGGTGTAATGTGGGCGATTGGTATGGCGATCGGGATTATGCTGATAGATTTAACCGAGGGCTACAAGGCAGATTTGATGAGCTATCTGTTTGGCAGTATTTTAGCCGTCTCTGCGAATGACTTAGTAATCATGTTGGTGCTGGACATCATCATTGTTGTGCTGGCAACATTATTCTACAAAGAGCTACTAGCAATTTCTTTTGACGAGACATTTGCCACCATCGCCAACGTGCCAGTGGATGCAATTTATTTGATCCTGATGTGCACGATCGCACTGACAATCGTCATGATGATGCGGGTAGTGGGACTGATTATGGTGATTGCTTTGCTAACTATTCCCGCAGCCATTAGCGGGCAATTCGCCAAAGAGATGAGAAAGATGATGGTTCTGGCAAGTATATTGGGGATGTTTTTCACTACTGTGGGACTGTGGCTGTCCTATGCTTTTAACCTCTCCTCTGGTGCAACAATTATTTTGGTTGCTGGTACAGTTTATCTGTTGAGTGGAGCAGTACGGTTTTTGATGCGACGTATTTATCCGCAAGAGATTAAGCCAAGCCAATCTGGGGAAATTGGGATGCTTGATGGGAAATTTTCCCGGCATAATAAACGGTAA
- the znuA gene encoding zinc ABC transporter, ATP-binding protein, translating into MPDFEKQEVISIQDLWAGYDHQPVLEDINLSVKELDFIGLIGPNGSGKTTLFKVLLGLLVPMRGEVRIMGMSVKKGRRYLGYVPQAVEFDRAFPISVWDVVLLGRLGKRRLLQRYTEKDNEYVAKALSNVEMLHLRDRALGELSGGQRKRVYIARALAAEPQILLLDEPMAGIDPHVETHIYDLLKQLNQYMTILMISHDIGAIASCVKTVGCLNRRLYYHGEKQITSEMLQLAYQCPVDLIAHGVPHRVFPQHLIEEIER; encoded by the coding sequence ATGCCGGACTTTGAAAAACAAGAGGTGATTTCAATTCAGGATCTCTGGGCTGGTTACGACCATCAGCCAGTGCTGGAGGATATCAATCTCTCTGTGAAGGAATTAGACTTCATCGGACTAATAGGCCCCAATGGTAGTGGGAAGACAACTCTCTTTAAAGTGTTGCTGGGACTACTTGTACCCATGCGCGGTGAGGTGCGAATCATGGGTATGAGCGTAAAAAAAGGGCGACGTTATCTTGGTTACGTACCTCAGGCAGTAGAATTCGATCGAGCTTTTCCTATTAGCGTCTGGGATGTGGTACTGCTGGGCAGGTTAGGAAAACGGCGATTGCTACAACGCTATACCGAGAAAGACAACGAATATGTAGCTAAAGCGCTCAGTAATGTAGAGATGTTGCACCTGCGCGATCGCGCTTTGGGCGAACTGTCTGGCGGGCAACGCAAGCGGGTTTATATCGCCCGTGCTTTAGCAGCAGAACCGCAAATTCTGCTCTTGGACGAACCGATGGCAGGGATTGACCCCCATGTCGAAACCCATATTTATGACCTCCTCAAACAACTAAATCAATACATGACAATTCTGATGATTTCTCATGATATTGGGGCGATCGCTTCTTGTGTTAAAACTGTGGGTTGTTTGAATCGAAGACTGTACTATCACGGTGAAAAACAGATTACATCAGAAATGCTACAGCTAGCGTATCAATGTCCTGTAGACTTGATTGCCCACGGCGTACCCCATCGGGTCTTCCCGCAGCATTTGATAGAGGAGATCGAGCGATGA
- the znuC gene encoding zinc ABC transporter, periplasmic binding protein produces MVSIPPQKYFVERIGNGYVTVNVMVPPGAEPHTFEPKPEQLKSLSRAQAYMRIRIDFEEAWMSKFKGINPKMLIVDTTQGIQRLPMSSGETAHTEKSENLDPHIWLSPKLVKIQAQTIYRALVKLDAPHQAIYLTNLNGFLADIDRLDAEIRNSLRAAKYRKLIVFHPGWGYFARDYGLEQIPIEIGGQEPSAAELSALISRAKQENIKVVFAEPQFNKQAAETIAKEIGGQVLLIDPLSPDWLNNLRQISKTFAKVLAVGERFYMLAIAIFTNQPQSMIADSQ; encoded by the coding sequence ATGGTGAGCATCCCGCCACAGAAGTATTTTGTAGAACGAATCGGGAACGGGTATGTAACTGTAAACGTAATGGTTCCTCCGGGAGCCGAACCACACACGTTTGAACCAAAGCCAGAACAACTCAAATCTCTGAGCCGCGCTCAAGCATATATGCGTATCCGCATCGACTTTGAAGAAGCATGGATGAGCAAATTCAAAGGGATAAATCCTAAAATGCTGATTGTGGATACAACACAAGGTATTCAACGGCTACCAATGTCTTCAGGAGAAACAGCCCATACTGAGAAAAGTGAAAATCTCGATCCCCATATTTGGCTATCACCAAAGTTGGTGAAAATCCAAGCACAGACAATTTATCGTGCGTTAGTAAAATTGGATGCTCCACACCAGGCTATATATTTAACAAATTTAAATGGTTTTTTAGCAGATATTGATAGGCTGGATGCTGAGATTCGTAATTCTCTCCGAGCAGCAAAGTATCGCAAGTTGATTGTCTTCCATCCAGGGTGGGGATATTTTGCCCGCGATTATGGACTGGAGCAGATTCCGATAGAGATTGGCGGACAGGAACCTAGTGCAGCAGAACTTTCAGCATTAATTTCTAGGGCTAAACAAGAGAATATCAAAGTGGTGTTTGCTGAACCGCAATTTAACAAGCAAGCCGCAGAAACAATTGCTAAAGAGATTGGCGGACAAGTATTGTTAATCGACCCATTATCACCAGACTGGTTGAATAATTTGCGTCAAATCTCCAAGACCTTTGCGAAAGTTTTGGCTGTTGGGGAGAGGTTCTATATGTTGGCGATCGCAATTTTCACCAATCAACCCCAATCGATGATTGCCGATAGCCAGTAA
- a CDS encoding 3-beta hydroxysteroid dehydrogenase/isomerase, with amino-acid sequence MDEQHPKVMVAGATGYIGGGVLQILHQKGLWTRVLCRDSSRLLNPNWCDDIFVGYATQPETLKGLCDGIDVVFSSIGTRSFKATPNLWEVDYQANLNILEAAKKAGVKHFIFVSVACGAEMARLSPIALAREKVAQAVKESGIDYTIFAPTGFFNDMAEFFTAAQHKGVIRLFGDGSGKINPLSALDLGEEVVKAIFEPELKNVVKTVGGCEIFTHREIAELAFESLGKQPRIKNISPWLVGLIAAVFKPFNYNTYALLKFFEFIGRSPAITGEAIGRRRLQDFFAHLAQGMSLAEAERA; translated from the coding sequence ATGGATGAGCAACATCCAAAGGTAATGGTGGCTGGTGCTACTGGGTATATTGGTGGCGGTGTCTTACAAATTTTGCACCAAAAAGGCTTGTGGACTCGCGTTTTATGTCGCGACTCCAGCCGTCTTTTGAATCCAAATTGGTGCGATGACATTTTTGTAGGTTATGCAACTCAACCAGAGACTCTTAAAGGGTTATGTGATGGAATCGATGTCGTTTTTTCATCAATTGGAACTCGCTCTTTCAAAGCTACACCTAATTTGTGGGAAGTAGACTATCAAGCAAATTTGAATATTTTGGAAGCAGCTAAAAAGGCTGGAGTGAAGCACTTCATTTTTGTTTCGGTAGCTTGCGGTGCAGAAATGGCGCGTTTAAGCCCCATCGCCCTTGCTAGAGAAAAAGTTGCCCAGGCTGTGAAGGAATCGGGAATAGATTATACGATTTTTGCACCTACAGGCTTTTTCAATGATATGGCAGAGTTTTTTACAGCTGCCCAGCACAAAGGAGTGATTCGCCTGTTCGGTGATGGTTCTGGGAAAATTAATCCCCTAAGTGCATTAGATTTGGGAGAAGAGGTAGTCAAAGCAATTTTCGAGCCGGAATTGAAAAACGTAGTTAAGACTGTAGGCGGATGCGAGATATTTACGCACCGAGAAATTGCTGAATTAGCTTTTGAAAGTTTAGGGAAACAACCTCGGATCAAAAACATTTCTCCCTGGTTGGTTGGGTTAATCGCTGCTGTTTTTAAACCTTTCAATTACAACACTTATGCACTGCTGAAGTTCTTTGAATTTATTGGGCGATCGCCAGCAATAACCGGAGAAGCGATCGGTAGGCGACGCTTGCAAGATTTTTTCGCGCATCTTGCTCAAGGAATGTCTTTGGCTGAGGCGGAAAGGGCTTGA